One Babylonia areolata isolate BAREFJ2019XMU chromosome 27, ASM4173473v1, whole genome shotgun sequence DNA window includes the following coding sequences:
- the LOC143301106 gene encoding GTPase KRas-like, translating into MTEYKLVVVGAGGVGKSALTIQLIQNHFVEEYDPTIEDSYRKQVVIDGETCLLDILDTAGQEEYSAMRDQYMRTGEGFLCVFAVNNLKSFEDINQYREQIKRVKDADEVPMVLVGNKVDLPIRNVEQRQGKHMAELYHIPYVETSAKTRQGVDDAFYTLVREIRKYKEKKGRKKEKRKIGKRSCELL; encoded by the exons ATGACAGAATATAAACTGGTCGTGGTGGGAG CTGGTGGTGTGGGTAAGAGTGCCTTAACCATCCAGTTAATCCAGAACCA ctttgtaGAGGAATATGATCCAACAATAG AGGACTCGTACAGAAAGCAGGTGGTGATTGACGGGGAGACATGTCTCCTGGATATCCTGGACACTGCTGGGCAGGAGGAATACAG TGCAATGCGCGACCAGTACATGCGGACAGGTgaggggtttctgtgtgtgttcgctGTCAACAACCTGAAGTCTTTTGAAGACATCAACCAGTATAGAGAACAG ATCAAACGGGTGAAAGATGCGGACGAAGTTCCCATGGTCT TGGTGGGGAACAAGGTTGACCTTCCGATCCGCAACGTGGAGCAGCGACAAGGCAAACACATGGCGGAGCTGTACCATATACCCTACGTGGAGACCTCGGCCAAGACGCGACAGGGGGTGGATGACGCGTTCTACACTCTTGTCAGAGAGATTAGGAAATAC aaggagaagaaagggcggaaaaaggagaagaggaagatcgGCAAGCGATCCTGTGAACTCTTATAA